CATTAGCTATAGGAGTGATGATAGTCCCTCCAATTTGCAAATCTCCTGTTAAATAATTTTGATCCGCACCAGAGACGTAAAGTCCTCTTTTGACAGCTGTAGAACTCGTATTCATATTAACCACCAATCCATAATTATAGGTTCCACTGGTTGCGTTATTGTCAATATAGACTGATCCAGTTGTAGTATTTTCTATCTCCACCTGATAGGTTGTCAAAGGACTGGTGATAGAACCAAAACCTACAGCACCAGATGCATACATTCTAAAACCCTGATTGGCTCCCAATGCGCTGCCTGGTGCAATCTTGAAATAATCATCCGTTGCATCCAAACCAATACTGAAATTACCAGCAGCTTGTGAGCTAAAATTCATAGAGACATCACTAGTTCCCGTTTGATCTAAAAAGGATGCCATTGGACTCGTCGAACTGGAAGTTGTACTCATTACACCAAGTTTTGTACCGGGGTTAGTTGTTCCAATCCCTACATTACCAGCTGTATAGTAGGCATTCTCTCCATTAGTTGACCAGACCCCTGTAGGCACAGCTCCCCAAGACAATCCTTTCCCATCAGTTGTAAGAAAATTACCCGCCTGCCCTGTGACATCTGGGACTTCCCTAAACTGACTCAAGTCCACATTAACATTGTTTTTGTCTTCGAACAATCTCAGAATATCACCTGACATTTCAGCGGTGGTCAATAGTTCATTGGAGGCATCCGAATCGGCATCATTTGGAGATGTGATAAAACCGAAAGCGGCAATCTCATCCTGAGTCAATTGTGTATTATCATCACCATCCGCTAAACCGGCTGGGACATTAGTCAAGCTGGCAAAGTTCCCATCAAAATCATCTGTAACATCTGTATCATACATGCTTAAATCAATCTTAGTAGCATCTGGGTCTCCAGTCAATTCTATCACTCCCTCGGTAAAAGTCAAATTCTGAATTTCATTCGTTGCACTGGCATCAGCATCGTTGGGCGAAGTAATAAAACCAAAGGCAGCGATTTCATCCTTCGTCAATTGAGTATCTGCATCTCCGTCTGCTATGTCTGAGGGAATGGAGCTTACTTCCGTCCAGTCGATTCCATCTTTGATGGAAGCAGGAACCGTAGGATCTAGTTCTGTCGACAAGTAACCATTGTTGGCTACAAAGGCATCCACCTCATCTTCAGTCAACTGAGTATCTGCATCACCATCTGCTATGTCCGTTGGAATGGAACTTACTTCCGTCCAATCTATCCCGTCTTTTATGGAAGCAGGAACCGTAGGGTCTAGTTCTGTCGACAAGTAACCATTGTTGGCAACAAAGGCATCCACCTCATCCTCTGTCAATTGAGTATCTGCATCTCCGTCTGCTATGTCTGAGGGAATGGAGCTTACTTCCGTCCAATCAATTCCATCTTTGATGGAAGCAGGAACGCTTGGGTCTGATTCTGTAGACAAGTAACCATTGTTGGCTACAAAGGCATCAACCTCATCCTCTGTCAATTGAGTATCTGCATCTCCGTCTGCTATGTCTGAGGGAATGGAGCTTACTTCCGTCCAGTCGATTCCATCTTTGATGGAAGCAGGAACGCTTGGGTCTGATTCTGTAGACAAGTAACCATTGTTGGCTACAAAGGCATCAACCTCATCCTCTGTCAATTGAGTATCTGCATCTCCGTCTGCTATGTCTGAGGGAATGGAGCTTACTTCCGTCCAGTCGATTCCATCTTTGATGGAAGCAGGAACGCTTGGGTCTGATTCTGTAGACAAGTAACCATTGTTGGCTACAAAGGCATCAACCTCATCCTCTGTCAATTGAGTATCTGCATCTCCGTCTGCTATGTCCGCCGGAATGGAGCTTACTTCCGTCCAATCAATTCCGTCTTTGATGGAAGCAGGAACCGTAGGATCTAGTTCTGTAGATATATATCCATTGTTGGCAACAAAAGCATCCACTTCATCTTCGGTCAACTGCGTATCTGCGTCTCCGTCAGCTATGTCCGAGGGAATGGAACTTAATTCCGTCCAATCAATTCCGTCTTTGATGGAAGCAGGAACCGTAGGATCTAGTTCTGTAGATAAATATCCGTTGTTGGCAACAAAAGCATCCACTTCATCTTCGGTCAACTGAGTATCATCATCCCCATCGGCTAACCCTGCAGGAACTGATGTCAACTTGGAGAAGGAAACGTCTGTTACTTTCGCATCAGTGACTGCACCATTGCTCAATTTGGGAGTGGTAACGGCACCATCTGGAATTGCAGCTGAAGCAGCATCTGTAATTTCACTTTGCAATTCCTCTAAGGCCTGCTGAACCGTATTAGAAGTCAAATTTCCTGTGGGAGATACCGCTACCTCACTGGCGTTTTGATCATCTGTATCATCCATAAAAGCACTTAGGTCTACCGAAGTTGCATCATTACTTAATGAAAGTGTTGTTCCTGACAAGGACAGATCTTGAATTTCATTAGTGGCATCCGCATCCGCATCGTCTGCTGAGGTGATAAATCCATTGTTTGTTACGAAAGTGACTACTTCGGCCTCAGTCAACTGAGTATCATCATCTCCATCGGCCAAATCCGCTGGAACATTAGTAAGACTGGTAAAGTCTCCATCAAAGTCATCCGAAGCATCAGTATCATAGCCGCTTAGATCTATGGAGGTCGCATCCGGATCACCAGATAGCGTGATCACACCTGCACTGAAACTTAAATCCTGAATTTCATTAGTGGCATCTGCATCCGCATCGTCTGCCGAGGTTATAAATCCATTGTTTGTTACGAAAGTGACTACTTCTGCTTCTGTCAACTGAGTATCGTCATCTCCATCTGCTAATCCAGCTGGAACATTGGTCAAGTTGGCAAAGTCTCCGTCAAAATCGTCTGAGGCATCAGTATCATAGCCACTCAAGTCTATCGTGGTTGCTCCCGGGTCATTGCTCAAGGCGATCACTCCGTCTGTAAAGGTCAAATCCTGAATCTCGTTGCTCGCATCTGCATCTGCATCATTTGGAGAAGTGATAAACCCATTATCGGTTACAAAAGTAATTACTTGCGCTTCGGTTAGTTGAGTGTCGTTATCCCCATCAGCTAAATCTGCAGGAACATTGGTTAGGCTAGCAAAGTCTCCGTTAAAATCATCACTGGCATTAGCATCATATCCGCTCAAGTCTATCGTGGTTGCTCCCGGGTCATTGCTCAAGGCGATCACTCCGTCTGTAAAGGTCAAGTCCTGAATCTCATTGCTGGCATCTGCATCTGCATCATTTGGAGAAGTGATAAACCCGTTATCTGTTACAAAAGCAACAACTTGTGCTTCAGTCAACTGAGTATCATCATCACCATCGGCCAACCCTGCAGGAACTGATGTCAATTTGGAGAAGGAAACGTCTGTTACTTTCGCATCTGTGACTGCACCATTGCTCAATTTGGCATTGGTAACCGATCCATCAGCAATTGCCGCAGAGGCGGCCTCCGTTATTTCACTTTGCAACTCTTCTAGCGCTGCCTGTACATCACTGGAAGCCAAATTGCCCCGAGGAGTAACCGGTACTTGAGTTGCAGTCTGATTGTCTGTGTTATCGAGATAAACAGATAAATCAACACTTGTTGCATCATCACTTAGAGACAGCGTGTTTTCATTCAAACTCAAATCCTGAATCTCATTTGTAGCATCCGCATCCGCATCGTCTGCTGAGGTGATAAATCCATTGTTAGCCACAAACGCATCTACTTCTGCCTCTGTCAACTGAGTATCATCATCTCCATCGGCCAAATCCGCTGGGATATTGGTCAGACTGGAAAAGTCTCCGTCAAAATCATCCGAAGCATCAGTATCATAGCCACTCAAATCGATAGATGTAGCATCTGGATCTCCTGAAAGGGTAATCACACCAGCACTGAAACTTAAATCCTGAATCTCGTTGCTGGCATCCGCATCAGCATCGTCTGCCGAGGTGATATAGCCATTGTTAGCCACAAAGGCATCTACTTCGCTCTCGGTCAATTGCGTATTGTCATCACCATCGGCTATATCCGCAGGAATGGAACTGACTTCTGTCCAATCAATCCCATCTTTGATATTCGCTGGTACGCTGGGGTCAGTTTCAGTTATTAGGAAGCCATTGTTTGAAACAAACGCGTCTACCTCTGTTTCGGTCAGCTGTGTATCGTCATCTCCATCAGCCAAACCTGCAGGCACATTGGTCAGACTGGTGAAGTCTCCGTCAAAATCATCACTGGCATCAGTATCATAGCCACTCAAATCGATAGAGGTAGCATCTGGATCTCCTGAAAGGGTAATCACACCAGCACTGAAACTTAAATCCTGAATCTCATTGCTGGCATCTGCATCAGCATCGTCTGCCGAGGTGATATAGCCATTATTGGAAACAAAGGCATCTACCTCGCTCTCGGTCAATTGCGTATCGTCATCACCATCGGCTATATCCGCAGGAATGGAACTGACTTCTGTCCAATCAATCCCATCTTTGATATTCGCTGGTACGCTGGGGTCAGTTTCTACTGTAAGAAACCCATTGTTAGCTACAAAGGCATCCACTTCTGTTTCGGTCAGCTGTGTATCATCATCTCCATCAGCCAAACCTGCAGGCACATTAGTCAGACTGGTAAAGTCTCCATCAAAATCATCACTGGCATCAGCATCATAGCCACTCAAATCTATGGCAGTTGCATCTGGGTCGTTGCTTAGGGTTATCACACCTGCATTGAAGGTTAGATCCTGAATCTCGTTGCTGGCATCTGCGTCTGCATCATCGGCACTTTTGACATAGCCCATCGCTGCAATCTCTACATCGGACAGCTTGGTATCGGTATCCAATACTGCAAGATCTACACTATTGCCCGCATCAATGCTTAGAATAGTTCCTGACAAACTCAAAGTTTGATCATCGGATAATGTCAAATCGGACAATTTGATATAGCCAAATGCAGCTATCTCCTCATCTGTTAACTTAGTATCCGTATCGATAGTGGCCAGATCGATAGTAGAACCAGAACTTAAAGTAAGCTCAGTTCCTGATAAAGAAATATCCTGAATTTCGTTAGTAGCATCTAAATCTCCTGTGTTGGTAATCTGACTACCACTTACCGATATACCATCACCAGCAGTCAGAACTACATTGGA
This is a stretch of genomic DNA from Reichenbachiella ulvae. It encodes these proteins:
- a CDS encoding beta strand repeat-containing protein, translating into MKIQIFTRALVILVFCCLNHLVNAQSVGIGTESPNPNAVLELVSPGNNQGLLIPKMSTSQRTANSFISQLGNAENGLMVYDSDENAFYYWLNGAWQSIASNVVLTAGDGISVSGSQITNTGDLDATNEIQDISLSGTELTLSSGSTIDLATIDTDTKLTDEEIAAFGYIKLSDLTLSDDQTLSLSGTILSIDAGNSVDLAVLDTDTKLSDVEIAAMGYVKSADDADADASNEIQDLTFNAGVITLSNDPDATAIDLSGYDADASDDFDGDFTSLTNVPAGLADGDDDTQLTETEVDAFVANNGFLTVETDPSVPANIKDGIDWTEVSSIPADIADGDDDTQLTESEVDAFVSNNGYITSADDADADASNEIQDLSFSAGVITLSGDPDATSIDLSGYDTDASDDFDGDFTSLTNVPAGLADGDDDTQLTETEVDAFVSNNGFLITETDPSVPANIKDGIDWTEVSSIPADIADGDDNTQLTESEVDAFVANNGYITSADDADADASNEIQDLSFSAGVITLSGDPDATSIDLSGYDTDASDDFDGDFSSLTNIPADLADGDDDTQLTEAEVDAFVANNGFITSADDADADATNEIQDLSLNENTLSLSDDATSVDLSVYLDNTDNQTATQVPVTPRGNLASSDVQAALEELQSEITEAASAAIADGSVTNAKLSNGAVTDAKVTDVSFSKLTSVPAGLADGDDDTQLTEAQVVAFVTDNGFITSPNDADADASNEIQDLTFTDGVIALSNDPGATTIDLSGYDANASDDFNGDFASLTNVPADLADGDNDTQLTEAQVITFVTDNGFITSPNDADADASNEIQDLTFTDGVIALSNDPGATTIDLSGYDTDASDDFDGDFANLTNVPAGLADGDDDTQLTEAEVVTFVTNNGFITSADDADADATNEIQDLSFSAGVITLSGDPDATSIDLSGYDTDASDDFDGDFTSLTNVPADLADGDDDTQLTEAEVVTFVTNNGFITSADDADADATNEIQDLSLSGTTLSLSNDATSVDLSAFMDDTDDQNASEVAVSPTGNLTSNTVQQALEELQSEITDAASAAIPDGAVTTPKLSNGAVTDAKVTDVSFSKLTSVPAGLADGDDDTQLTEDEVDAFVANNGYLSTELDPTVPASIKDGIDWTELSSIPSDIADGDADTQLTEDEVDAFVANNGYISTELDPTVPASIKDGIDWTEVSSIPADIADGDADTQLTEDEVDAFVANNGYLSTESDPSVPASIKDGIDWTEVSSIPSDIADGDADTQLTEDEVDAFVANNGYLSTESDPSVPASIKDGIDWTEVSSIPSDIADGDADTQLTEDEVDAFVANNGYLSTESDPSVPASIKDGIDWTEVSSIPSDIADGDADTQLTEDEVDAFVANNGYLSTELDPTVPASIKDGIDWTEVSSIPTDIADGDADTQLTEDEVDAFVANNGYLSTELDPTVPASIKDGIDWTEVSSIPSDIADGDADTQLTKDEIAAFGFITSPNDADASATNEIQNLTFTEGVIELTGDPDATKIDLSMYDTDVTDDFDGNFASLTNVPAGLADGDDNTQLTQDEIAAFGFITSPNDADSDASNELLTTAEMSGDILRLFEDKNNVNVDLSQFREVPDVTGQAGNFLTTDGKGLSWGAVPTGVWSTNGENAYYTAGNVGIGTTNPGTKLGVMSTTSSSTSPMASFLDQTGTSDVSMNFSSQAAGNFSIGLDATDDYFKIAPGSALGANQGFRMYASGAVGFGSITSPLTTYQVEIENTTTGSVYIDNNATSGTYNYGLVVNMNTSSTAVKRGLYVSGADQNYLTGDLQIGGTIITPIANAVQNISSTNFTLTVPEKTRIIKVQNSMSSTSEAEVARITGISPGVDGQELIIINVDPDGGFRGRVYYVTSLESNSNKIYVDPTNGNILQLYGNSIMKLVYVEDLAAWMQVSLSDNLKGAIF